Proteins from a genomic interval of Thunnus thynnus chromosome 5, fThuThy2.1, whole genome shotgun sequence:
- the ccdc34 gene encoding coiled-coil domain-containing protein 34 isoform X1, which yields MGKKVVCKSVQALKKRRTMETKRRDRFVMSGGRMPTSPASASKGFSSTPVKSSRGKDLHISNGMDDGVLSEDDDTFSLLSPIYHDSFDSDEDPELSPAQQTSPHRQSKTSRLSVSPDRCELPKTPSEQMLSAAVKPAISPTLSAWEMWLVNKAKEDRLKLEKKSEEERVLKEKKQQEEREKEQKKIVMDIKIQEWLKMKRQQEKQEQLLKLSKEEAKIQRQQEKQKEIEQKAQQKYKDWLQKKNQEKIEKEKKDKEEAALKAEQERERHQRAEEKFKEWLARANEKSRANPKSPCYPKSPYDKSYPSPSFYNPIPWKPIPVPPPETSPNKTTDKKHPKQRKKQQSSSTAFRLRNTVNAAQSLQRR from the exons AtgggaaaaaaagttgtttgtaAATCAGTTCAAGCGTTGAAGAAGAGAcgaacaatggagacaaaacg CAGAGATCGGTTCGTAATGTCGGGAGGGAGGATGCCGACCTCTCCTGCTTCTGCCTCCAAGGGCTTCAGCTCGACTCCTGTGAAGTCTAGTCGAGGAAAAGACCTCCACATATCCAACGGCATGGACGACGGCGTCCTATCCGAGGACGACGACACTTTCTCCCTGCTTTCTCCAATCTACCATGACAGTTTTGACAGTGATGAAGACCCGGAGCTCAGTCCAGCTCAGCAGACCTCACCACACAGGCAGAGCAAAACCTCAAGACTCAGCGTTTCACCGGACAG aTGTGAGCTACCAAAAACACCTTCAGAGCAGATGTTGAGTGCAGCTGTGAAGCCTGCAATCTCACCTACTCTCAGTGCATGGGAAATGTGGCTCGTGAACAAAGCCAAAGAGGACCGTCTCAAATTGGAAAAGAAATCAGAGGAG GAGCGCGTactcaaggaaaaaaaacaacaagaagaaagagagaaggaacaGAAGAAGATTGTCATGGACATAAAGATCCAAGAGTGGCTAAAGATGAAAAGACAACAG GAGAAACAGGAACAACTTCTAAAACTGAGCAAAGAGGAAGCGAAGATACAGaggcagcaggaaaaacagaaggagaTTGAACAGAAAGCTCAGCAGAAGTACAAAGACTGGCTGCAGAAGAAGAAccaagaaaaaatagaaaaagaaaagaaggacaAA GAGGAAGCAGCCCTGAAggcagagcaggagagagagcgCCACCAGAGGGCAGAGGAGAAGTTTAAGGAATGGCTGGCAAGAGCCAATGAAAAAAGCAGAGCAAATCCCAAATCACCTTGTTACCCAAAGA GTCCCTATGACAAATCCTACCCATCACCCAGCTTCTACAACCCGATCCCATGGAAACCGATTCCTGTCCCTCCTCCAGAAACATCACCGAATAAGACAACTGACAAGAAACAtccaaaacagagaaaaaaacaacaaagctcCAGCACTGCTTTTAGACTGAGAAACACTGTGAATGCTGCACAGTCGCTGCAGAGGAGATGa
- the ccdc34 gene encoding coiled-coil domain-containing protein 34 isoform X2: protein MGKKVVCKSVQALKKRRTMETKRDRFVMSGGRMPTSPASASKGFSSTPVKSSRGKDLHISNGMDDGVLSEDDDTFSLLSPIYHDSFDSDEDPELSPAQQTSPHRQSKTSRLSVSPDRCELPKTPSEQMLSAAVKPAISPTLSAWEMWLVNKAKEDRLKLEKKSEEERVLKEKKQQEEREKEQKKIVMDIKIQEWLKMKRQQEKQEQLLKLSKEEAKIQRQQEKQKEIEQKAQQKYKDWLQKKNQEKIEKEKKDKEEAALKAEQERERHQRAEEKFKEWLARANEKSRANPKSPCYPKSPYDKSYPSPSFYNPIPWKPIPVPPPETSPNKTTDKKHPKQRKKQQSSSTAFRLRNTVNAAQSLQRR, encoded by the exons AtgggaaaaaaagttgtttgtaAATCAGTTCAAGCGTTGAAGAAGAGAcgaacaatggagacaaaacg AGATCGGTTCGTAATGTCGGGAGGGAGGATGCCGACCTCTCCTGCTTCTGCCTCCAAGGGCTTCAGCTCGACTCCTGTGAAGTCTAGTCGAGGAAAAGACCTCCACATATCCAACGGCATGGACGACGGCGTCCTATCCGAGGACGACGACACTTTCTCCCTGCTTTCTCCAATCTACCATGACAGTTTTGACAGTGATGAAGACCCGGAGCTCAGTCCAGCTCAGCAGACCTCACCACACAGGCAGAGCAAAACCTCAAGACTCAGCGTTTCACCGGACAG aTGTGAGCTACCAAAAACACCTTCAGAGCAGATGTTGAGTGCAGCTGTGAAGCCTGCAATCTCACCTACTCTCAGTGCATGGGAAATGTGGCTCGTGAACAAAGCCAAAGAGGACCGTCTCAAATTGGAAAAGAAATCAGAGGAG GAGCGCGTactcaaggaaaaaaaacaacaagaagaaagagagaaggaacaGAAGAAGATTGTCATGGACATAAAGATCCAAGAGTGGCTAAAGATGAAAAGACAACAG GAGAAACAGGAACAACTTCTAAAACTGAGCAAAGAGGAAGCGAAGATACAGaggcagcaggaaaaacagaaggagaTTGAACAGAAAGCTCAGCAGAAGTACAAAGACTGGCTGCAGAAGAAGAAccaagaaaaaatagaaaaagaaaagaaggacaAA GAGGAAGCAGCCCTGAAggcagagcaggagagagagcgCCACCAGAGGGCAGAGGAGAAGTTTAAGGAATGGCTGGCAAGAGCCAATGAAAAAAGCAGAGCAAATCCCAAATCACCTTGTTACCCAAAGA GTCCCTATGACAAATCCTACCCATCACCCAGCTTCTACAACCCGATCCCATGGAAACCGATTCCTGTCCCTCCTCCAGAAACATCACCGAATAAGACAACTGACAAGAAACAtccaaaacagagaaaaaaacaacaaagctcCAGCACTGCTTTTAGACTGAGAAACACTGTGAATGCTGCACAGTCGCTGCAGAGGAGATGa